In Collimonas arenae, a single genomic region encodes these proteins:
- a CDS encoding DUF4404 family protein, which translates to MSIDNIKTSLEKLRATLENNGAVDGELKNLLQTLDTDIQQLLKSPETTATAAPATGIRSELVERAQGISARLAVKHPHLEPVLREIADTLTNMGI; encoded by the coding sequence ATGAGTATAGACAACATCAAGACCTCGCTGGAAAAGCTCCGCGCAACGCTGGAGAACAACGGCGCGGTGGATGGCGAATTGAAGAACTTGCTGCAAACCCTGGATACCGACATCCAGCAGTTGCTGAAATCCCCCGAAACCACCGCAACAGCAGCGCCGGCGACCGGTATCCGCTCCGAACTGGTGGAGCGCGCCCAGGGCATTTCGGCACGCCTCGCGGTGAAGCATCCGCACCTGGAACCGGTATTGCGCGAAATCGCCGATACGCTGACCAATATGGGTATCTGA